The sequence below is a genomic window from Thioalkalivibrio sp. ALJ12.
CAATCACCAGGCACTACAGGACGAGTTGCGCGAGCGCGAACGAGTGGAGGCGCGCCTGCGCGAGACCCAGGGGGGTCTCGAGGCCGCCGTGGCGCGTCGAACGGCGGAGCTCGAGGAGACCACGGCGCGCCTGGAGGAGGCGCAGCGCAGTGCGGGCGCAGGGTTCTGGGACTGGGACATACGCAATGGGCAGCTGAACTGGTCCGCTCATGTGTTCGAGCTGTTCGGGCTGGACCCCGGGTTGGACGAGGCGGGTTTCGAGTCCTACATCCACGCCGTGCACCCGGATGACCGCACCCGCGTGCGCCGGACCATCAACCAGGCCCTTGCCAGCGAAGCGGTCTATCGTGTCGATCACCGGGTCGTGCGGCCGGATGGCGGGGTGCGCCATGTGCGCGTGGAAGGCGAGATCGCCCGTGACGACACCGGCCGCCCCCTGCAGGTCCTGGGGATGGTGCGGGATGTCACCCTGGAAAAGGCCTCGGAGGAGCGCCTGTGGCATCAGGCCCATCATGACTCGCTGACCGGGCTGGCCAATCGCAGTCTCTTTAACGAGCACCTGTGCCATGCGCTGCGCCGTGCCCAGCGCAACAACACGGGGCTGGCCCTGGTGGTCTGCGATCTGGACGGGTTCAAGCCAATCAATGACCGGCTTGGCCATGACGCGGGCGATGTGGTGCTGGTGACGGTGGCCGGGCGTCTGCGCGAGGGGGTGCGCGAGTGCGATGTGGTCGCCCGCATGGGGGGAGACGAGTTCGTGATTCTGCTGGAAAACATGGATGGCCCGGATGCCTTGCTCGGGGTCGGTCTGAAGCTGATCGAACGCTTTGCCGAGCCCATCGAGGTCAACCACGAGGCCGTGCAGGTGGGCTTGAGCATGGGAGCAGCTCTGTACCCGCATGACAGTGCCGACGCGGAAGGTCTGCTGCTGCAGGCGGATCGTGCGATGTATGCGGCCAAGGAGGCCGGGGGCGGCGGGATCGTGTTGTACGAGCAGGTCGATACCAGCCTCGCCAGCCGGTCGAACACACGGCATCGGCGGCGCGGGCCGCTGGGCTGCGGTCTTGGGCTGGAAGCCCCGTAGTCAGCGCTGGGTCAGCTCTGGCGTTGCGCTGCCTGGCTGGAGTTTCGTTCCAGCCAGGCCGGGAACTCGTCTTCCGCGATCGGCTGGCCGTAGAGAAATCCCTGGAAATGCGTGCAACCCAGTGCCAGGAGCCGCTGGCGCTGGGTCTGTTGGGCCACGCCCTCGGCGATCACGCGCAGGCCCATGTTGTGGCCGATATCGAGGATGTTCTCGATGAGCATCTGCTCGCCCTTGTCCACGAGTTCATCGATGAACGACTTGTCGATCTTGAGTTCGTCCAGTGGCAGATCGCGCAGGTAGGCCAGAGACGAATACCCCGTGCCGAAGTCATCCAGTGCCACCTGGACGCCGAACTCGCGCAGCACCCGAAGTTTCCCAATGGCATCGGACAGGTCACGCAGCAGTCCCGACTCGGTCACTTCCAGGGTGATGCGGCTGGGTTCCAGGTCGGCGGCCTGCACGCGCTCCCTGAGCTGCTCGACGAAATCGGGGCGGGCCAGCTGCCAGGGCGAGATATTGATGGCCACGTGGGGCGGAAGCGGCAGACCCCGCGCGCGCCAGTCCCGCAGATTTTCCAGTACATGTTCGACCACCCAGGTCCCGATAGGGTGGATCAGCCCGGTCTCCTCGGCGATCGGGATGAACAGCGCCGGCCCGACCGAGCCCAGCTCGGGGTGTGTCCAGCGCAGCAGCGCCTCGGCACCGATCAGGTTCTCCTGGGCATCGAACTGCGGCTGGTAACTCA
It includes:
- a CDS encoding diguanylate cyclase domain-containing protein; protein product: MSVDRPRVPGITSVFALVILLVAAIAVFSWLRVQHLQQDIQTLTEEHIQRVDHVHRMRSLVRERVLRASLVVSAEDTALQERYHREFRDLAPQFVETLAAAEAQTTETAERQRMQELRELTSIGAPLLEDIVDLALVGDRNEALGMLYADLMPVQEEVLGQMERILEAFHRDNTRAIEVMAQRHEQSQEWMLWATGLAALLIMLLGARVRHRLQRNHQALQDELRERERVEARLRETQGGLEAAVARRTAELEETTARLEEAQRSAGAGFWDWDIRNGQLNWSAHVFELFGLDPGLDEAGFESYIHAVHPDDRTRVRRTINQALASEAVYRVDHRVVRPDGGVRHVRVEGEIARDDTGRPLQVLGMVRDVTLEKASEERLWHQAHHDSLTGLANRSLFNEHLCHALRRAQRNNTGLALVVCDLDGFKPINDRLGHDAGDVVLVTVAGRLREGVRECDVVARMGGDEFVILLENMDGPDALLGVGLKLIERFAEPIEVNHEAVQVGLSMGAALYPHDSADAEGLLLQADRAMYAAKEAGGGGIVLYEQVDTSLASRSNTRHRRRGPLGCGLGLEAP